A single region of the Nicotiana sylvestris chromosome 6, ASM39365v2, whole genome shotgun sequence genome encodes:
- the LOC138870530 gene encoding uncharacterized protein: MEPTHAQHCNTCHTPNYTLLLIPEPLNTTNDHLHNTSIYIDTVPRYTQPISSAPDSDDKDSLIRNLATELKKLTSRVQGMEGNKGIEGLNYEDLYIQPDVELPEGYKPPMFEIFDGMGDPRVHLRTYCDKLVGVGRDEKIRMKLLMRSLKGDGLSWYISQDPKKWTSWVGMASNYMDRFRFNTKNALDVFYIQNLKKKPTETFREYATRWRSEAAKVRTALEVEQMNKFFVRAHDPQYYERLMLIEGKKFSDIVKLGERIEEGIKNGMVTNLEALQATNKALQSGGTSKKKDVSAVMVAQGAKSPLKYHTYPSPPLTYQPITNYQAPAPSYQNPPPVYQSSSPLTYQLTSPRYSQPAPVYQAYNAQPFHYQSLPTRQNFP; the protein is encoded by the coding sequence ATGgaacccactcatgctcaacactgcaacacatgccacactccaaacTACACTCTATtactcatccctgaaccactgaacaccacaaacgaccacctccacaaCACTTCCATCTACATAGATACCGTACCCcgctacactcaaccaatctcaagtgcacctgattctgatgacaaggactctcttattaGAAACTTGGCaacagaactcaagaagttgaccagccgagtccagggcatggaaggaaacaaaggtatagaggggttgaattatgaggacctctacattcagccagatgttgaacttccagaggggtacaaacctcccatgtTCGAAATTTTCGATGGCatgggagatcccagagtccatttgagaacatattgtgataagctagTTGGAGTCGGAAGggatgagaaaatccgtatgaaactcttaatgagaagtctgaagggggatggtttatcctggtacatcagccaggaccccaagaaatggaccagctgggtaggtatggcatcaaattacatggataggttccgattcaatacaaAGAATGCACtagatgtattctacatccagaatttgaagaagaagccaaccgagacattccgcgagtatgctactcgttggagatcagaggctgctaaggtcaggacAGCCTTAGAAgtggaacagatgaacaaattcttcgtccgggctcatgatccacaatattatgagaggttgatgttgatCGAGGGCAAAAAATTCTCCGATATcgtcaagctgggagaaagaattgaggaaggcattaagaatggtatggttactaatcttgaagcattgcaggccaccaacaaggctttacagtccggtggcACGTCCAAAAAGAAGGATGTGAGtgccgtgatggtcgcacagggagccaaatcaccactgaaataccacacttacccatcacctccacttacatatcagcctatcacgaattaccaagcacctgcaccctcttaccaaaatccaccgcccgtttaccaatcatcttcACCTCTCACATATCAACtaacttcacccagatactctcaacctgcacctgtttaccaagcttataatgcccaaccctttCACTACCAATCACtccccactcgccaaaatttcccttga